In Brevibacillus brevis NBRC 100599, a single genomic region encodes these proteins:
- a CDS encoding TetR/AcrR family transcriptional regulator: MQYVREDWIRAGLDMLAEAGIDAVRVEPLARKLKISKGSFYHHFPDRQALLDSMIDYWEEHATERIIRAPHSDSMSLEQLLSSAFSSERKTEAAIYNWAKQHPALSKRLVEIEQRRIGFVASLYEKKGLAPADAKARAQLAYLLYIGWLVRRELETPFDMSAPLEHFMTWI; encoded by the coding sequence ATGCAATACGTACGTGAAGATTGGATTCGGGCGGGGCTCGATATGTTGGCTGAAGCAGGCATTGACGCTGTTCGTGTGGAGCCTCTTGCCAGAAAACTGAAGATCAGCAAGGGGAGCTTTTATCATCACTTTCCCGATCGTCAAGCACTGTTAGACTCCATGATCGATTATTGGGAGGAGCATGCCACGGAGCGGATCATTCGAGCGCCACACTCGGACAGCATGTCGTTGGAACAGCTTTTGTCGAGCGCTTTTAGTAGCGAGCGAAAAACCGAAGCCGCTATCTACAATTGGGCAAAACAGCATCCTGCCCTTTCCAAACGTCTAGTGGAAATCGAGCAGCGCAGGATCGGTTTCGTAGCCTCCCTGTATGAGAAAAAAGGGCTGGCTCCCGCTGATGCAAAGGCACGCGCTCAACTCGCGTACCTCCTCTATATTGGTTGGCTGGTTCGCCGAGAGCTGGAAACGCCTTTTGATATGTCCGCACCCTTGGAACATTTTATGACCTGGATTTGA
- a CDS encoding DUF3995 domain-containing protein, which translates to MTHVFPISSAIFLVIVSLLHFYWAFGGKWGIDSVIPTTADHARRTFSPGKGGTIIVACLLACAGYILLAQSGYLSPVLSPSLIQWGCMVCAAVFVLRAVGDFNYIGFFKKVKNTKFARQDTALYTPLCLWLGLSFLLALF; encoded by the coding sequence ATGACACATGTTTTTCCCATCTCATCTGCTATCTTCTTGGTCATCGTGTCCTTGCTGCATTTTTATTGGGCCTTCGGAGGAAAATGGGGGATCGATTCCGTTATTCCCACAACAGCCGATCATGCACGCCGGACTTTTTCCCCTGGGAAAGGCGGAACGATCATCGTTGCCTGCTTGTTGGCTTGTGCCGGTTACATTTTGCTCGCCCAGAGCGGCTATCTATCACCCGTACTCTCCCCTTCTTTGATTCAATGGGGATGCATGGTCTGTGCTGCTGTATTTGTCCTGCGCGCTGTGGGAGACTTCAACTACATTGGCTTTTTTAAAAAAGTAAAAAATACGAAGTTTGCTCGTCAAGATACGGCATTGTATACTCCTCTTTGCTTGTGGTTAGGGTTATCCTTTCTGCTCGCATTGTTTTGA
- a CDS encoding PHP domain-containing protein: MELMADLHTHTKASDGTCEPAENVRLAKEAGLAALAITDHDTVAGIPEAMEAARALGVEIIPGVEVSSVGKGQDIHVLGYFVPYEDPAFEERLFRLRETRHERNQLLIARLQELGIDISLEKVYRRKQGTDKNIGRPHIAEELMELGVVSTIAEAFDKYLGKGGAAYVNPPRITPQEAITMIKEAGGVAVLAHPGLYDDDELVQELIVFGLDGIEVNHPDNDEVQKMRYSKWAAQYGMVVTGGSDFHGWRGEEPFHAMLGSHTAGMDAVEQLRAIAEKRKA, encoded by the coding sequence ATGGAACTTATGGCAGATTTGCATACCCATACAAAAGCGTCAGACGGTACCTGCGAGCCGGCGGAAAACGTACGCTTGGCGAAGGAGGCAGGACTTGCTGCACTGGCGATCACGGATCACGACACGGTAGCAGGGATTCCAGAAGCAATGGAGGCTGCCCGTGCACTCGGCGTGGAAATCATTCCAGGAGTGGAAGTGAGCTCCGTAGGGAAGGGGCAGGATATTCACGTTCTCGGCTATTTTGTCCCGTATGAAGACCCAGCTTTTGAAGAGCGTCTCTTTCGTCTGCGAGAGACGCGGCATGAGCGTAACCAACTGTTGATCGCACGGCTACAGGAACTCGGTATCGACATTTCCTTGGAAAAGGTATACCGCCGCAAGCAGGGCACGGACAAAAACATCGGGCGACCGCATATTGCAGAAGAACTGATGGAGCTGGGTGTCGTTTCAACGATTGCAGAGGCCTTCGATAAATACTTGGGCAAAGGGGGAGCGGCTTATGTCAATCCTCCACGCATTACCCCGCAGGAAGCGATTACGATGATCAAAGAGGCTGGCGGAGTGGCGGTGCTGGCTCATCCGGGTCTGTATGACGATGATGAGCTCGTCCAGGAGTTGATTGTATTCGGATTGGATGGGATTGAAGTCAATCACCCGGACAATGATGAGGTACAAAAAATGCGCTACAGCAAGTGGGCAGCGCAATACGGAATGGTTGTCACCGGCGGTTCTGATTTCCATGGATGGCGTGGAGAGGAGCCGTTTCATGCGATGCTTGGCTCTCATACCGCAGGGATGGATGCTGTTGAACAGCTACGGGCGATTGCGGAGAAGCGGAAGGCGTAA
- a CDS encoding MBL fold metallo-hydrolase — protein MSGQAFQMITERVGYFPGHVNIGLVISEHGAILIDSGLDTQTAKKIKKGLDAIAQPLCAIIQTHAHADHFGGNAYLLGCWPEARVYAPPLEEAIIRNPILEPIYLNMGAAPLEDLKNKFLLAQPSRVDHLLPLDEGIEIGGVPFSILSLPGHSWQQVGVVCDEICFAADSYLGEEVLEKHKLPFLVDAHETLLSLHKLLATNYKGYLPGHGAYTTTSHDAVNKNIAWHERIFSVICDIFVEERSAEEALALLCERLHIAIENASSYVLFRTAFMGYLVGLQKTKRVAYRFEQNRWLWRTVQDGAEGEER, from the coding sequence TTGTCTGGACAAGCATTTCAAATGATAACGGAGCGTGTTGGTTATTTTCCTGGTCATGTTAACATAGGACTTGTCATTAGTGAACATGGAGCGATCCTGATCGATTCTGGTCTGGATACCCAAACCGCCAAAAAAATCAAGAAAGGACTGGACGCTATCGCCCAGCCCTTGTGTGCCATTATTCAAACGCACGCTCATGCCGACCATTTCGGTGGCAACGCCTACTTGCTCGGATGCTGGCCCGAAGCAAGGGTCTATGCGCCACCGCTGGAAGAGGCGATCATTCGGAATCCGATACTTGAGCCCATTTACTTGAACATGGGTGCAGCCCCACTTGAGGATCTCAAAAACAAGTTTTTGCTGGCGCAGCCTTCTCGGGTGGACCACCTCCTTCCACTGGATGAAGGGATCGAAATTGGTGGCGTACCTTTCTCTATCCTTTCTCTGCCGGGGCATAGCTGGCAACAGGTTGGTGTCGTCTGTGACGAGATATGCTTCGCTGCCGACAGTTATTTAGGCGAAGAGGTTTTGGAAAAGCACAAGCTGCCGTTTCTTGTGGATGCGCATGAGACCCTACTCAGTCTTCATAAACTGCTTGCAACCAACTACAAGGGGTACTTGCCTGGGCACGGAGCATATACCACCACCTCTCATGATGCCGTGAATAAAAATATTGCTTGGCATGAGCGGATTTTCTCGGTGATCTGCGACATTTTCGTAGAGGAGAGATCAGCAGAAGAAGCGCTAGCTCTCCTGTGTGAGCGTTTACACATTGCCATAGAAAATGCTTCGAGCTATGTCCTGTTTCGGACGGCGTTTATGGGTTACTTGGTCGGGCTGCAGAAAACAAAGAGGGTAGCATACCGGTTTGAACAAAATCGGTGGTTGTGGAGAACTGTTCAGGATGGAGCCGAGGGAGAAGAAAGGTAA
- a CDS encoding YitT family protein, which produces MYWLQKSVAILTGSVLLGVGVNLFLVPHRLMEGGMIGIGLLATYYMQMPTGLMMILISIPVYVIVFFYDRSLFFHSFHGMLISAFFIDILSDMRGWNLWSTSFSAVTGGVLIGMGVGLMLAYETNTGGTDLFAQFLARRYKLRVALLIFLIDGLIVLCSIQTIGMERMVFSFLTIISIAATTHMFSGLGRPLPPYTIIGPLFSHKMDDRSSRHNVNTSTRYRNREGEDDVLEKINRKRMK; this is translated from the coding sequence ATGTACTGGCTGCAAAAAAGTGTAGCGATTCTCACAGGAAGCGTGCTTCTAGGCGTTGGAGTCAATCTGTTTTTGGTTCCGCATCGCCTAATGGAAGGGGGCATGATCGGGATCGGTTTGTTGGCGACATATTACATGCAGATGCCGACCGGTCTCATGATGATTTTGATCAGTATCCCTGTGTATGTCATCGTCTTTTTTTATGATCGCAGCTTGTTTTTTCACAGCTTTCACGGCATGCTAATTTCTGCTTTTTTTATAGACATTCTCTCGGATATGCGTGGCTGGAATCTGTGGTCAACTTCCTTTTCCGCAGTTACTGGCGGTGTATTAATCGGAATGGGTGTCGGCTTGATGCTTGCCTACGAGACAAATACGGGTGGGACAGACCTGTTCGCGCAATTTCTTGCCAGACGATACAAGCTGCGCGTTGCATTGTTGATTTTTCTCATTGATGGGCTGATCGTACTCTGCTCGATTCAGACCATTGGGATGGAGAGGATGGTTTTTTCGTTTCTTACAATCATTTCCATTGCGGCGACCACGCATATGTTCAGTGGACTCGGACGACCTCTGCCACCGTATACGATCATTGGCCCGCTTTTTTCACATAAAATGGATGACCGCTCATCGCGGCACAATGTAAACACGAGCACGAGATATAGGAATAGGGAAGGGGAAGACGATGTTTTGGAGAAAATAAATAGGAAAAGGATGAAATGA
- a CDS encoding hemolysin family protein, which produces MCLESPIGEITLNLLLVVFLVLLNGFFVAAEFSLVKVRQTRLTQLVSEGNHKSARYAQIVTRELDAYLSACQLGITLASLGLGWVGEPAVAHYVAPVIAFFHFPSYLVGPTSLAIAFAIITFLHIVFGELAPKSLAIQKAEATSLWTAAPLMFFYKLSYPLIWLLNGAANLLIRRLGIEPANENESAHTEEEIRLLMNQSHKSGHIDKTEMALVDNVFVFSERLAREIMIPRIDMICLYDDNTFDENLEIMRESRHSRFPVAHEDKDRLIGFVHISDFYLSALTTGKAELTDFLRPLLTVPESMEISHVLRLMQKRRSQLAIVIDEYGGTAGLLTMENILEEIVGDIQDEFDENERPEIEESSSNTLSVSGKTLLTELNDYISIEVVSDEVDTIAGWLYSQLNEEVAKGKTVTFQGYLFAISELENHRITRVSITYLGAEDSSALPGDIVSLHS; this is translated from the coding sequence GTGTGCTTGGAGAGTCCGATAGGGGAGATTACGCTGAATCTGCTGCTCGTGGTATTTTTGGTTCTTCTGAACGGCTTCTTCGTCGCAGCAGAATTCTCGTTGGTAAAAGTTCGCCAAACTCGTCTGACCCAGCTCGTCAGTGAAGGCAATCACAAAAGTGCCCGCTACGCGCAAATAGTCACACGAGAGCTCGACGCCTATTTATCCGCCTGCCAGCTAGGAATTACACTGGCTTCGTTGGGGTTAGGCTGGGTCGGTGAACCTGCCGTCGCCCATTACGTCGCGCCCGTCATAGCATTTTTTCATTTCCCATCTTATTTGGTCGGTCCGACCTCACTTGCGATCGCCTTTGCTATCATCACATTTTTACATATCGTCTTCGGAGAGCTTGCGCCCAAGTCTTTGGCGATTCAAAAAGCGGAGGCCACTTCCCTATGGACTGCCGCACCGCTCATGTTTTTCTACAAGCTGAGCTATCCGCTCATCTGGCTTTTAAATGGAGCAGCCAATTTACTGATCAGACGCCTTGGAATCGAGCCTGCCAACGAAAACGAATCTGCTCATACAGAAGAAGAAATCCGCCTTCTCATGAACCAGAGTCATAAAAGTGGTCACATTGACAAGACCGAAATGGCACTCGTCGACAATGTCTTCGTGTTTTCCGAGCGTCTTGCCCGGGAAATTATGATCCCACGGATTGATATGATTTGCCTCTACGACGACAACACGTTTGACGAAAACCTCGAAATCATGAGAGAGTCTCGCCATTCACGCTTTCCCGTCGCCCATGAGGATAAGGACAGGCTGATTGGCTTTGTGCACATCTCAGATTTTTATCTCTCTGCGCTGACGACAGGGAAAGCAGAGTTAACTGATTTTCTCCGCCCATTATTGACGGTGCCGGAGTCCATGGAAATCAGCCACGTCTTGCGCTTGATGCAAAAGCGCCGTTCCCAGCTTGCCATCGTGATTGACGAATACGGCGGAACAGCAGGGTTGCTAACGATGGAGAACATTTTGGAAGAAATCGTCGGTGACATTCAGGATGAGTTCGATGAAAATGAACGCCCTGAAATTGAAGAAAGCTCCAGCAACACGCTCTCGGTTTCCGGCAAAACTCTCTTGACAGAACTAAATGATTACATATCGATTGAAGTCGTTTCCGACGAAGTCGACACCATTGCCGGCTGGCTCTACAGCCAGTTAAATGAAGAGGTCGCGAAAGGCAAAACCGTCACATTCCAAGGCTATCTTTTTGCGATCAGTGAACTGGAAAACCATCGCATTACACGGGTGAGCATCACGTATTTGGGAGCAGAGGATTCGTCCGCTCTTCCTGGGGACATCGTGTCGCTGCACTCCTAA
- a CDS encoding UvrD-helicase domain-containing protein encodes MNYALLDNKPILLLPENYNRIPFWRMSARQDKVRCPACASALRLHAGISFEPHFFHPEGAECPLLTENGPAPLDSLQAINETAATAFQAALAATAAKDHNDDNAKEPLAFSSKEHSEASIDVDEANTTTIGSFRLPKKRTIGASTTPPPPAPKPPVFRKRLMPKKTISYMAEQMRDQSLHPGQQQAVHATEGPFLILAGAGSGKTRVMTARTTHLISDLGVKPNQIMVVTFTTKAADEIRQRIARQLPAGQARELIAGTFHSIFYRMLLHHQPERWDQQRLLKKDWQKWRLMRETGALLGHDDLATLKETEITEALGIISRWKNEYILPHEVAYREATSDAEKRAIQLYPLYEATKKKHQWFDFDDMLIGCYEMLRDDPGLLRRYQERLTYVMVDEFQDINRIQYETVKLLAAPQNNLCVIGDDDQSIYGFRGSDPQYILGFTKDFPQASTFTLEVNYRSHSSIVSLGYSLIGHNRERWAKECQSFHREEGDTYLFEPEDEEEQASRIVDEIIHRREQGAILGECAILYRTNESARPILERLSEAGIPFHYTQEEESFYQRQTVRWTLNYLRLALNPDDTDALKEILSTLYISAEMWNALRSQAIIEDKPILHVLPHLTQLKPYQRKHMQQINEILTACKDVPPAQALELIYEDGKLRDYLKKRAKDREDGRERWSDELQQILAASKRHATISDFLAYIDQMTRQEKEWRTMRPLPDEAVHVLSIHRAKGLEYDHVFLPDLVEGALPHEYTLDELRKGGSGALEEERRLLYVAITRARHSLCIGIPRERFGRKTRTSRFIAEMGR; translated from the coding sequence ATGAACTACGCTTTACTAGACAACAAACCCATCCTGTTGCTACCTGAGAACTACAACCGCATACCGTTTTGGCGCATGTCTGCCCGGCAGGACAAGGTACGCTGTCCAGCCTGTGCATCGGCGCTTCGTCTTCATGCTGGCATCAGCTTTGAGCCGCATTTCTTCCATCCCGAAGGAGCAGAGTGCCCGCTTCTGACGGAAAATGGTCCTGCTCCGCTTGACTCACTGCAAGCGATAAATGAAACGGCAGCCACTGCCTTTCAAGCTGCTTTGGCTGCTACGGCCGCAAAGGATCACAACGACGATAACGCGAAAGAACCACTGGCTTTCTCATCTAAGGAGCACAGCGAGGCATCCATAGACGTAGACGAAGCAAATACAACAACCATCGGCTCCTTTCGCCTTCCGAAAAAGAGAACGATTGGCGCGAGCACGACGCCTCCCCCGCCAGCTCCGAAGCCACCGGTTTTCCGCAAACGCTTGATGCCGAAGAAGACTATCTCTTACATGGCTGAGCAAATGCGCGATCAATCGCTGCACCCGGGACAACAGCAAGCGGTGCACGCTACCGAGGGGCCTTTTCTCATCCTCGCCGGAGCCGGAAGTGGCAAGACGCGCGTCATGACTGCACGCACGACTCACTTGATCTCAGATTTGGGTGTAAAGCCGAATCAAATCATGGTCGTGACCTTTACAACTAAAGCCGCCGATGAAATCCGCCAGCGTATTGCCCGGCAGCTACCCGCTGGACAAGCACGTGAGCTGATTGCCGGAACGTTCCACAGCATCTTTTACCGAATGCTCCTGCATCACCAGCCAGAACGCTGGGATCAGCAGCGCCTTTTGAAAAAGGATTGGCAAAAATGGCGGTTGATGCGCGAGACTGGTGCACTGCTCGGTCATGACGACCTTGCCACGTTAAAAGAAACAGAGATCACCGAAGCACTCGGCATCATCAGCCGTTGGAAAAACGAATACATCCTCCCCCATGAGGTCGCGTATCGGGAAGCAACGAGCGATGCAGAAAAACGGGCGATCCAGCTGTATCCTCTCTACGAGGCCACAAAGAAAAAACATCAATGGTTTGACTTTGACGACATGCTCATTGGCTGCTACGAAATGCTGCGCGATGATCCAGGACTCCTGCGCCGGTATCAGGAACGCCTCACCTATGTGATGGTCGATGAGTTTCAGGATATCAATCGCATTCAGTATGAGACGGTCAAGCTATTAGCCGCTCCGCAAAACAATTTATGTGTCATCGGGGATGATGACCAGTCCATTTACGGGTTTCGTGGCAGTGATCCGCAGTACATCTTGGGCTTCACCAAAGACTTTCCGCAAGCGTCGACATTTACACTCGAGGTCAACTACCGTTCCCATTCGTCGATCGTCAGTCTTGGCTACTCGCTGATCGGTCACAACCGGGAGCGTTGGGCAAAGGAATGTCAGTCCTTTCATCGCGAGGAAGGTGACACGTATTTATTCGAGCCGGAAGACGAAGAAGAGCAAGCTTCCCGGATTGTCGATGAAATTATCCATCGTCGCGAGCAGGGTGCCATTTTGGGTGAATGCGCGATCTTATACCGCACCAATGAATCGGCACGCCCCATTTTGGAGCGCCTGAGCGAAGCCGGGATTCCTTTTCATTACACACAAGAGGAGGAATCCTTTTACCAACGCCAGACGGTTCGCTGGACGCTGAATTATTTGCGGCTCGCGTTAAACCCGGATGACACAGATGCGCTAAAAGAGATATTGTCGACCCTCTACATCTCAGCGGAAATGTGGAATGCCCTGCGCAGCCAAGCCATCATCGAGGACAAGCCGATTCTGCACGTTCTTCCGCATCTGACACAGCTCAAACCGTATCAGCGCAAGCACATGCAGCAAATCAATGAGATACTCACCGCGTGCAAGGATGTTCCACCTGCTCAGGCGTTAGAGCTCATCTATGAGGACGGCAAACTGCGCGATTATCTAAAAAAACGCGCGAAAGACCGGGAAGATGGCAGGGAACGTTGGAGCGATGAGCTGCAGCAAATACTGGCAGCTTCCAAGCGCCATGCGACGATCAGCGATTTTTTGGCTTATATCGATCAAATGACGCGACAAGAAAAAGAGTGGCGCACGATGCGACCACTCCCGGACGAAGCTGTTCATGTTTTAAGCATCCATCGGGCAAAAGGTCTCGAATACGACCACGTCTTCTTGCCCGATCTGGTAGAGGGTGCCCTTCCTCATGAGTACACATTGGATGAGCTGCGAAAAGGCGGCTCTGGTGCGCTTGAAGAAGAACGCCGTCTCTTATACGTCGCGATTACCCGGGCCCGTCACAGCTTGTGTATCGGTATCCCCCGGGAGCGATTCGGACGAAAGACCCGCACCTCCCGCTTCATCGCCGAGATGGGAAGGTAA
- the fabI gene encoding enoyl-ACP reductase FabI encodes MNTLLQGKNIVIMGVANHRSIAWGIAQSLHNAGANLIFTYQGERLRENVAALTEKMGVESLLVNCDVTKDEDVEAAFAVIKEKVGVIHGLAHCIAFAKTEELEGEYVNTSREGYALAQDISAFSLVAVARAARPLMTEGGSIVTLTYLGGERVIQNYNVMGVAKAALDASVRYLANDLGKENIRINAISAGPIRTLAAKGIRNFNSVLKEIEEKAPLRRTIDQSEVGDTALFLFSNLSRGITGEILHVDAGYSIMGG; translated from the coding sequence ATGAATACATTGTTGCAAGGAAAGAACATCGTCATCATGGGCGTAGCGAACCACCGCAGTATTGCCTGGGGAATTGCGCAATCCTTACATAATGCTGGAGCGAATCTGATTTTTACGTACCAAGGGGAGCGTCTGCGTGAAAACGTGGCGGCACTCACGGAAAAAATGGGAGTAGAGTCGCTGTTGGTAAATTGCGATGTCACGAAGGATGAGGACGTCGAAGCAGCTTTTGCTGTGATCAAAGAAAAAGTGGGCGTGATTCATGGCCTAGCGCATTGCATTGCGTTTGCGAAAACGGAAGAGCTCGAAGGTGAGTATGTGAACACTTCCCGCGAAGGATACGCATTGGCACAGGACATTAGCGCATTCTCCCTGGTAGCAGTTGCTCGTGCTGCTCGTCCGTTGATGACGGAGGGCGGAAGCATCGTGACGTTGACTTACCTTGGCGGTGAGCGCGTGATTCAAAACTACAACGTGATGGGTGTAGCCAAAGCTGCGCTTGATGCTTCTGTTCGTTATTTGGCAAACGACCTGGGCAAAGAGAACATTCGTATCAATGCGATCTCTGCTGGTCCAATCCGTACGCTTGCCGCAAAAGGAATCCGCAATTTCAACTCCGTGCTGAAGGAAATTGAGGAAAAAGCGCCATTGCGCCGTACGATTGACCAATCGGAAGTAGGCGACACCGCTCTCTTCTTGTTCAGCAATCTCTCCCGAGGAATCACGGGTGAAATTCTGCACGTCGATGCTGGCTACAGCATTATGGGCGGCTAA
- a CDS encoding ZIP family metal transporter — translation MMQSVFWIVLLTAALASSIGGLLLCLRAWSSEALFAMISAGAGLLLAITLLDLMPHVFSDKSLWLMPFVLVGFVTLFALELISKSSGEFGSTGMIGVMTGFLLHAFVEGVSLVASLRMDSEVGVSVLVAMLLHKIPDGVTIASLLLAATNSRKKAFWGATSLGIATIAGALSFGFAERMFPSNWSGIMLAMTTGIFLYVSASHLVPYIGQTKKAQYGVYFVGAMAVYLILSAFLHANHLHA, via the coding sequence ATGATGCAATCTGTTTTCTGGATTGTCCTTTTGACTGCTGCCTTGGCGAGCAGTATCGGAGGACTGCTGTTATGTCTGCGTGCTTGGTCGTCCGAGGCATTGTTTGCGATGATCAGTGCAGGGGCTGGGCTACTGCTGGCGATTACGCTTCTAGATTTGATGCCACATGTCTTTTCTGATAAGAGCTTGTGGTTGATGCCATTTGTGCTCGTTGGCTTTGTTACGCTTTTTGCTTTGGAATTAATCAGCAAGTCGAGTGGGGAGTTTGGCTCCACGGGAATGATTGGGGTCATGACAGGTTTTTTATTACATGCATTTGTCGAAGGCGTCTCTTTAGTCGCGAGCTTGCGGATGGATTCAGAAGTTGGGGTATCCGTGTTGGTGGCGATGCTGCTGCACAAAATTCCGGATGGTGTAACCATAGCCTCTCTGTTGCTGGCAGCGACCAACTCGAGAAAGAAAGCATTTTGGGGCGCGACGTCCCTTGGGATTGCGACGATTGCAGGAGCTCTCAGCTTTGGTTTTGCTGAGCGAATGTTTCCATCGAATTGGTCTGGCATTATGCTGGCCATGACGACTGGTATTTTTTTATATGTATCCGCCAGCCATCTCGTCCCTTATATCGGACAAACCAAAAAGGCACAGTACGGGGTTTATTTTGTTGGCGCGATGGCCGTGTATCTGATTTTATCTGCTTTTTTACACGCGAACCACTTGCATGCATAA
- a CDS encoding MerR family transcriptional regulator — MDVQVWMASKEVADRLDVHVRTLRNWLDLFVPAQERLKNPQGHYLISEAGFELLKEVKERKDNGNSSLKDIQRQLIEEGRLSEEMLMEEELLGAEETAVTLSATNKLGTGMREVEMTVHETLVQFQQELTQLSSMNHMQSTILQKIADIEEMQESLRLEMRRVTFELDLMHQRLTRRKERYARYEPRWSLNPFRWFTRSNRAAEQ; from the coding sequence ATGGATGTACAAGTTTGGATGGCTTCAAAAGAGGTAGCTGATCGCCTTGATGTGCATGTTCGTACACTACGTAACTGGCTGGACTTGTTCGTACCTGCTCAGGAACGTCTGAAAAATCCGCAGGGTCACTATTTGATCAGCGAAGCAGGCTTTGAACTGCTCAAGGAAGTGAAAGAAAGAAAAGATAACGGTAACAGCTCGTTAAAAGATATTCAGCGCCAACTGATAGAAGAAGGTCGCCTGTCCGAGGAAATGCTCATGGAAGAAGAACTCTTGGGTGCGGAAGAAACCGCCGTTACGCTCAGCGCCACAAACAAGCTGGGTACGGGCATGCGAGAAGTGGAAATGACAGTCCACGAGACACTCGTCCAATTTCAGCAGGAGCTCACTCAACTCTCCTCCATGAATCATATGCAGTCGACCATTCTGCAAAAGATTGCGGACATAGAAGAAATGCAAGAGTCCCTCCGCTTGGAAATGCGTCGCGTTACTTTTGAACTGGATCTCATGCACCAGCGCTTGACTCGTCGTAAGGAGCGCTATGCCCGCTATGAGCCTCGCTGGTCACTCAATCCATTCCGCTGGTTTACACGTTCAAATCGCGCAGCCGAGCAATAA
- a CDS encoding HD-GYP domain-containing protein, translated as MRKLHITSVKPGDVIAKSIFQENGNVLLGIGVQLTPRYIERLVQLGIDSLYIQDKHTEDIMPEDVIRDETRKEAVDAVYKTMTTLMDQPQIKRRTSAPDFGSSFQKVFREIFQDLSSRKDILVNLSSLHVLDGYLFHHAVNVAILSGVVGMAKGYNQQQMMELGIGALLFDIGMTQVPKELWTMPTELSAEERQRVQYHTEEGFNILRNQHNISVVSAHCALQHHERYNGTGYPRQLSENNIHEYARIVAIADVYDALVSPRPFRKSYSPSDATEYLFATGNTYFDLDLLKLFLQHVAIYPIASTVLLSTGHSGVVSKVNSLAVNRPTIRILTNEDGSEVASTYEIDLYDKEWMSVTIVKTL; from the coding sequence GTGAGAAAATTGCATATTACTTCGGTAAAGCCGGGCGATGTCATCGCCAAGAGCATTTTCCAGGAAAATGGGAACGTTCTGTTGGGGATCGGGGTACAACTAACTCCCCGTTACATTGAACGCCTTGTTCAATTGGGAATTGATAGCCTTTACATTCAAGACAAGCACACAGAAGATATCATGCCGGAAGATGTAATCCGCGATGAGACGCGTAAAGAAGCCGTGGATGCCGTGTACAAAACGATGACCACCCTCATGGACCAGCCGCAGATCAAGCGCCGTACGTCCGCACCTGATTTCGGAAGCAGTTTTCAAAAGGTTTTTCGAGAAATCTTTCAAGACTTGAGCAGTCGCAAAGACATCTTAGTCAACCTGTCCAGTCTTCACGTGCTGGATGGTTACCTTTTTCACCATGCTGTCAATGTCGCCATTCTATCTGGTGTGGTAGGGATGGCCAAAGGCTACAACCAGCAGCAGATGATGGAATTGGGAATTGGTGCGCTTTTGTTCGACATCGGCATGACACAGGTTCCTAAGGAGCTCTGGACCATGCCTACAGAATTAAGTGCAGAAGAACGCCAACGTGTCCAATACCATACCGAAGAAGGCTTCAATATTTTGCGGAATCAACATAACATCTCGGTCGTCTCCGCACACTGTGCGCTCCAGCATCACGAGAGATACAATGGAACAGGATATCCCCGTCAGCTCAGTGAGAATAACATTCACGAGTATGCACGAATCGTGGCAATCGCCGATGTTTACGATGCCTTAGTTTCCCCGCGCCCATTTCGGAAAAGCTACTCGCCAAGTGATGCTACCGAGTACTTGTTCGCTACAGGAAACACCTATTTCGACCTCGACCTGCTCAAGCTATTCTTGCAGCACGTCGCGATTTATCCAATTGCTTCTACGGTATTGCTGAGTACAGGACATAGCGGCGTCGTTTCCAAAGTAAATTCATTGGCTGTGAATCGACCTACCATCCGTATTCTTACCAATGAAGATGGCTCTGAAGTAGCCAGCACCTATGAAATCGATCTCTACGATAAAGAATGGATGAGCGTGACGATCGTCAAAACCTTATAG